From a single Rosa rugosa chromosome 7, drRosRugo1.1, whole genome shotgun sequence genomic region:
- the LOC133720357 gene encoding senescence-associated protein AAF, chloroplastic isoform X2: protein MALSASRVVSSPGVTNSNTLHKCYGISNNFAKLVQRNNFHCPSQGVELKQLNYGCLLTEKKNYYNDGLWRMFSNPVSFTVSQRSIVAHLSRGTHNTKEKEGIITYGDCAEKTRSQIGDEDERQLFPERTISSSQGLTEACKFVHNDAKFVNERARNDIILLSRGILRLDARARQDVAILGSEFLKLDARAREGTEKIDRKVKKKAERLHHIARILKDKAETRLKSVADKHWSDGALEADLRRADIRAKQRAMQDALMALEFVKDILDMMVSKIPLQRVNGIQSENDKLGRIMLEKNGITLNFPPGVVSTDQITAIQEAYWSMASALSEADGIDYTDPEELELLIATLIDLDAMDGKSSVSLLAECSSSPDVNTRQALANALAAAPSMWTLGNAGMGALQRLADDSNPTIAAAATKAIYELKKQWEIEEGDNWRFTMNQYSMEEKGEDQEADNDSDTDYRM, encoded by the exons ATGGCACTGTCTGCAAGCAGGGTCGTAAGCTCTCCTGGGGTGACTAATTCAAATACTCTTCATAAATGCTATGGAATTTCAAATAACTTTGCCAAGTTAGTGCAACGGAATAACTTTCACTGTCCAAGTCAAGGAGTGGAACTGAAGCAGCTAAACTATGGATGTCTATTGACAGAGAAAAAGAACTATTACAATGATGGGTTGTGGCGTATGTTTAGTAACCCAGTTAGTTTCACTGTCTCTCAGAGATCGATTGTCGCACACCTGTCAAGAGGAACTCACAataccaaagaaaaagaaggaattattaCTTATGGTGATTGTGCAGAGAAGACTCG TTCACAGATTGGAGACGAAGATGAACGTCAACTCTTTCCTGAGAGAACTATTAGCTCCAGTCAGGGCTTAACTGAAGCTTGTAAATTTGTTCACAATGATGCAAAGTTTGTAAATGAAAGGGCTCGCAATGACATTATCCTGCTGTCTCG TGGCATATTGAGATTGGATGCTCGTGCGCGACAAGATGTTGCTATTCTTGGGTCAGAGTTTCTTAAGCTTGATG CTCGGGCAAGAGAGGGTACTGAAAAAATTGACCGTAAGGTGAAGAAGAAAGCTGAGCGCCTTCATCATATTGCTAGG ATCTTAAAAGACAAAGCAGAGACTAGGTTGAAAAGTGTTGCCGATAAGCATTGGAGTGATGGAGCCTTAGAG GCTGATCTCCGCCGTGCTGACATTCGTGCCAAACAACGTGCAATGCAAGATGCCCTAATGGCTTTGGAG TTTGTCAAAGACATTCTTGACATGATGGTGAGCAAAAT TCCTCTGCAGAGAGTAAATGGCATTCAATCAGAAAATGATAAACTGGGGCGTATAATGCTCGAAAAGAATGGCATAACTCTTAATTTCCCTCCAGGGGTAGTATCTACTGATCAAATTACTGCAATTCAG GAAGCTTACTGGAGTATGGCATCTGCCCTCTCTGAAGCTGATGGAATTGACTATACTGATCCTGAAGAG CTTGAGTTGTTAATTGCAACTCTTATAGATCTTGATGCCATGGATGGTAAAAGTAGTGTATCCTTGTTGGCAGAGTGTTCTAGTTCCCCTGATGTCAATACTAG GCAAGCATTAGCCAATGCTTTGGCTGCAGCTCCATCTATGTGGACGTTGGGTAATGCAGGAATGGGAGCCTTGCAG AGACTGGCAGACGATAGCAACCCGACAATTGCTGCTGCAGCAACTAAAGCAATCTATGAACTTAAGAAACAATGGGAGATAGAGGAAGGAGATAACTGGAGGTTTACAATGAACCAATATAGCATGGAAGAAAAAGGAGAAGACCAAGAAGCTGATAATGATTCAGATACAGATTATAGGATGTAG
- the LOC133720357 gene encoding senescence-associated protein AAF, chloroplastic isoform X1: MALSASRVVSSPGVTNSNTLHKCYGISNNFAKLVQRNNFHCPSQGVELKQLNYGCLLTEKKNYYNDGLWRMFSNPVSFTVSQRSIVAHLSRGTHNTKEKEGIITYGDCAEKTRSQIGDEDERQLFPERTISSSQGLTEACKFVHNDAKFVNERARNDIILLSRGILRLDARARQDVAILGSEFLKLDARAREGTEKIDRKVKKKAERLHHIARILKDKAETRLKSVADKHWSDGALEADLRRADIRAKQRAMQDALMALEFVKDILDMMVSKMYNFPLQRVNGIQSENDKLGRIMLEKNGITLNFPPGVVSTDQITAIQEAYWSMASALSEADGIDYTDPEELELLIATLIDLDAMDGKSSVSLLAECSSSPDVNTRQALANALAAAPSMWTLGNAGMGALQRLADDSNPTIAAAATKAIYELKKQWEIEEGDNWRFTMNQYSMEEKGEDQEADNDSDTDYRM, from the exons ATGGCACTGTCTGCAAGCAGGGTCGTAAGCTCTCCTGGGGTGACTAATTCAAATACTCTTCATAAATGCTATGGAATTTCAAATAACTTTGCCAAGTTAGTGCAACGGAATAACTTTCACTGTCCAAGTCAAGGAGTGGAACTGAAGCAGCTAAACTATGGATGTCTATTGACAGAGAAAAAGAACTATTACAATGATGGGTTGTGGCGTATGTTTAGTAACCCAGTTAGTTTCACTGTCTCTCAGAGATCGATTGTCGCACACCTGTCAAGAGGAACTCACAataccaaagaaaaagaaggaattattaCTTATGGTGATTGTGCAGAGAAGACTCG TTCACAGATTGGAGACGAAGATGAACGTCAACTCTTTCCTGAGAGAACTATTAGCTCCAGTCAGGGCTTAACTGAAGCTTGTAAATTTGTTCACAATGATGCAAAGTTTGTAAATGAAAGGGCTCGCAATGACATTATCCTGCTGTCTCG TGGCATATTGAGATTGGATGCTCGTGCGCGACAAGATGTTGCTATTCTTGGGTCAGAGTTTCTTAAGCTTGATG CTCGGGCAAGAGAGGGTACTGAAAAAATTGACCGTAAGGTGAAGAAGAAAGCTGAGCGCCTTCATCATATTGCTAGG ATCTTAAAAGACAAAGCAGAGACTAGGTTGAAAAGTGTTGCCGATAAGCATTGGAGTGATGGAGCCTTAGAG GCTGATCTCCGCCGTGCTGACATTCGTGCCAAACAACGTGCAATGCAAGATGCCCTAATGGCTTTGGAG TTTGTCAAAGACATTCTTGACATGATGGTGAGCAAAATGTACAATTT TCCTCTGCAGAGAGTAAATGGCATTCAATCAGAAAATGATAAACTGGGGCGTATAATGCTCGAAAAGAATGGCATAACTCTTAATTTCCCTCCAGGGGTAGTATCTACTGATCAAATTACTGCAATTCAG GAAGCTTACTGGAGTATGGCATCTGCCCTCTCTGAAGCTGATGGAATTGACTATACTGATCCTGAAGAG CTTGAGTTGTTAATTGCAACTCTTATAGATCTTGATGCCATGGATGGTAAAAGTAGTGTATCCTTGTTGGCAGAGTGTTCTAGTTCCCCTGATGTCAATACTAG GCAAGCATTAGCCAATGCTTTGGCTGCAGCTCCATCTATGTGGACGTTGGGTAATGCAGGAATGGGAGCCTTGCAG AGACTGGCAGACGATAGCAACCCGACAATTGCTGCTGCAGCAACTAAAGCAATCTATGAACTTAAGAAACAATGGGAGATAGAGGAAGGAGATAACTGGAGGTTTACAATGAACCAATATAGCATGGAAGAAAAAGGAGAAGACCAAGAAGCTGATAATGATTCAGATACAGATTATAGGATGTAG
- the LOC133720459 gene encoding uncharacterized protein LOC133720459, with product MHGGQDGAHVHSVDHQKEFLKNSNSQAVIKYDLGDLIVVFEALDHENSNQQVVVYNGQSVANSMPTKILGGQDYSSYEPNCFQFFDEKYLCSFPTSSHRRDFYPTNFDTSELGMKHRWPPPWSSRALPSQERLSSREM from the exons atgcatggggggcaagatggagcccatgttcattctgttgatcaccaaaaggaatttcttaaaaattctaatagccaagcggtgattaaatatgatctaggcgacctaattgttgtttttgaggctcttgatcatgagaattcaaaccaacaagtggtcgtctataatggccaatctgtggctaattctatgccaacaaagatacttggggggcaagattactcctcctacgagccaaattgcttccaattcttcgacgagaagtatctttgttcttttcctacaagctctcacaggagggatttttaccctacaaattttgatacatcagagcttggaatgaagcatagatggcctcccccgtggtcttctagag ctttgccctcgcaggaaaggctgagctcaagggaaatgtga